Proteins encoded in a region of the Natator depressus isolate rNatDep1 chromosome 23, rNatDep2.hap1, whole genome shotgun sequence genome:
- the LOC141976852 gene encoding uncharacterized protein LOC141976852, with translation METLVSGWMPRAGLLLLPLLLCFGPETVDSTKPMELREIVDHVDKDGLAVEYAFAISLEKATCENPSGLEHVLPRNKLQDMQAAINQEGGLHDPDEGHIVTAQMKRRLLQGNQNSPMQKLLARIYNERSCLIFFTIHSPCVGTCQLVKRPHNILRLVSDTFRPIDNNYKAFVFQQIYQQDRDLGPKSLMEAWHRLPDVPLLRCDTKGCRDCRGNDPKTDSNACLDEMRAMRQLLYPPGRGQEREQGGKGRSEDVGESRGHLRRAGEMALYNPRRKRH, from the exons ATGGAAACCCTG GTGTCGGGATGGATGCCCAGGGCTggactcctgctgctgccccttctcctctgctTCGGGCCAGAGACTGTCGACAGCACCAAACCCATGGAGCTGAGAGAGATTGTGGATCATGTAGATAA GGATGGGTTGGCTGTTGAATACGCCTTCGCCATCAGCCTGGAGAAAGCCACTTGTGAGAACCCATCTGGTCTGGAACATGTGCTGCCCAGGAACAAGCTGCAGGACATGCAGGCGGCCATTAACCAAGAGGGCGGCCTGCACGACCCAGATGAAGGGCACATTGTGACTGCCCAGATGAAGCGACGCCTGCTCCAGGGCAACCAGAACAGCCCCATGCAGAAGCTCCTGGCCCGGATCTACAACGAGAGAAGCTGCCTGATCTTTTTCACCATCCACTCGCCCTGTGTGGGGACGTGCCAGCTGGTGAAGAGGCCCCACAACATCCTACGGCTGGTGAGCGACACCTTCCGCCCCATTGACAACAACTACAAGGCCTTCGTCTTCCAGCAGATCTACCAGCAGGACCGGGACCTGGGTCCCAAAAGCCTGATGGAGGCCTGGCACCGGCTGCCCGACGTGCCCCTGCTGCGCTGTGACACCAAGGGCTGCAGGGACTGCAGAGGGAACGACCCAAAAACCGACAGCAACGCCTGCCTGGACGAGATGCGAGCCATGAGGCAGCTGCTGTACCCacctggcagggggcaggagagagagcaggggggaaaggggagatcAGAGGATgtaggggagagcagggggcaccttcggagggctggggagatg gcgctgtacaaccCCCGAAGGAAAAGACACTGA